One part of the Ursus arctos isolate Adak ecotype North America unplaced genomic scaffold, UrsArc2.0 scaffold_14, whole genome shotgun sequence genome encodes these proteins:
- the CEP15 gene encoding uncharacterized protein C3orf14 homolog: MTSLFAQEIRLSKRHEEIVSQRLMLLQQMENKFIDENKEKASQMQAAETAFKRNLSLLMDIEAAEKSLQTRIHPIPSPEVVSLETLYWASVEEYIPKWEQFLLGRAPYPIGVENENEAENTVQNEAQ; the protein is encoded by the exons ATGACTTCCTTGTTTGCTCAAGAAATTCGCCTCTctaaaagacatgaagaaat agtATCACAAAGATTAATGTTACTTCAACAAATGGAGAATAAATTTATagatgaaaacaaggaaaaggcATCTCAGATGCAAGCAGCTGAGACTGCTTTTAAAAGGAACCTTAGTCTTTTAATG GATATAGAAGCAGCAGAAAAGTCTCTACAGACCAGGATTCACCCAATTCCATCACCAGAGGTGGTTTCTCTTGAG actCTTTACTGGGCATCAGTAGAAGAATATATTCCCAAATGGGAACAGTTTCTTTTAGGAAGAGCACCATATCCTATCggtgttgaaaatgaaaatgaagcagaaaatacCGTTCAGAATGAAGCGCAGTGA